A part of Tachysurus vachellii isolate PV-2020 chromosome 4, HZAU_Pvac_v1, whole genome shotgun sequence genomic DNA contains:
- the tusc2a gene encoding tumor suppressor 2, mitochondrial calcium regulator a has product MGGSGSKAKGVWPFTGSGASGDSPEVNDQSLARMCGYKNATPFVFTRRSSLYYDEDGDLAHEFYEETVVTKNGRKKAKLKRIHKNLIPQGIVKLDHPRIHVDFPVIICEI; this is encoded by the exons ATGGGAGGCAGTGGATCCAAAGCTAAAGGAGTCTGGCCTTTCACTGGCTCAGGAGCCAGTGGAGACTCTCCTGAGGTCAATGATCAGTCTTTAGCCCGTATGTGTGGCTACAAAAATGCAACCCCGTTTGTCTTTACAAGGAGAAG CTCTCTGTATTACGATGAGGATGGAGATCTGGCTCACGAGTTCTACGAAGAGACCGTGGTGACCAAAAACGGGCGAAAAAAGGCTAAGTTGAAGAGGATCCACAAGAACCTCATACCTCAG GGGATTGTGAAACTGGATCATCCACGTATCCATGTTGACTTCCCAGTCATTATTTGTGAAATATAA
- the hyal2a gene encoding hyaluronidase-2 isoform X1 — translation MTWSDGEWSLFLMQTLWLLVPLVLDSFTDAQTLKPTRWPLYQGKALLLAWNAPTEDCRTRHNVHFQLDQFQIVASPNEGFTKQNLTIFYKDRLGLYPYFNSDNSPVNGGLPQIASLTQHLKKMSQDIGKYIQNPAAKGLSVIDWEEWRPLWIRNWNTKNIYKNQSLLLVSKKNPTWDQGHVKKVSQQEFEISGRNFMLKSLQLAKNLRPNQLWGFYLFPDCYNHDYLKSLESYTGRCPDPEIARNDQLRWLWTESTALFPSVYIGSVLRSTAFVRQFVRNRVKEGMRVASLGSELAHPVFVYVRPTYINELELLTEIDLVSTIGESVALGAAGIIFWGDASYASSSAICTSLAEYVRGPLGRYLLNVSSAAEQCSYSVCGSRGRCMRRQADSDSYLHLDPQNHRIVAQGKRLVVEGHMGPEELISMKEDFICQCFSGYQGYNCELRDPQYDRGQGHKLHVSWSCCLLFLLLMFLN, via the exons ATGACTTGGTCTGACGGGGAATGGTCTCTCTTTTTGATGCAAACG CTCTGGTTACTAGTTCCACTTGTGTTGGACTCTTTTACGGATGCCCAAACCCTGAAACCCACAAGATGGCCTCTGTATCAGGGTAAGGCTTTGCTGCTAGCCTGGAATGCCCCCACTGAGGACTGTCGGACACGCCATAATGTCCATTTTCAGCTGGACCAGTTCCAGATTGTGGCTTCACCCAATGAGGGCTTCACCAAACAGAACCTCACCATTTTCTACAAGGATCGTCTCGGCTTGTACCCATATTTTAATTCTGACAACAGTCCAGTGAATGGTGGCCTTCCACAAATTGCCAGCCTGACACAGCACCTTAAGAAGATGTCTCAAGACATTGGGAAATATATTCAGAACCCAGCAGCAAAAGGTCTTTCCGTCATCGACTGGGAAGAGTGGCGCCCCCTTTGGATTCGGAACTGGAATACGAAGAACATCTACAAAAACCAGTCACTGCTCTTGGTGTCTAAAAAGAACCCAACATGGGACCAGGGCCATGTGAAGAAAGTGTCCCAGCAGGAGTTTGAGATTTCAGGCCGCAATTTTATGCTCAAGTCCCTGCAGCTTGCCAAAAATCTGCGTCCAAACCAGCTTTGGGGATTCTACCTGTTCCCTGACTGCTATAACCATGATTACCTCAAAAGCCTCGAGAGCTACACAGGCCGCTGTCCGGACCCAGAGATAGCAAGGAATGACCAACTGAGGTGGCTGTGGACGGAGAGCACAGCCCTTTTTCCATCTGTCTACATAGGTTCAGTGCTGCGTTCAACTGCTTTTGTTCGTCAGTTTGTTCGGAACAGAGTAAAAGAGGGCATGAGAGTGGCATCTCTGGGCTCTGAACTGGCACAtccagtgtttgtgtatgtccgTCCCACATACATTAATGAGCTGGAGCTACTTACTGAG ATTGACCTGGTATCCACTATTGGAGAAAGTGTTGCACTAGGTGCTGCTGGCATTATATTTTGGGGAGATGCCAGTTATGCAAGCAGCAGT GCCATCTGTACCAGTCTGGCTGAGTATGTCAGGGGTCCACTTGGCAGATACCTCCTCAATGTTTCTAGTGCAGCTGAACAGTGTAGTTACTCAGTGTGTGGCTCCCGAGGCCGCTGTATGCGCAGACAAGCAGACTCAGATTCGTACTTGCACCTGGACCCTCAGAACCACCGAATTGTGGCACAGGGAAAACGCCTGGTTGTCGAAGGGCACATGGGGCCCGAGGAGCTAATTAGCATGAAGGAGGATTTTATCTGCCAGTGTTTTAGCGGCTATCAAGGTTATAACTGTGAGCTGCGGGATCCCCAATATGACAGAGGACAGGGGCACAAACTGCATGTATCGTGGAGCTGTTGTCTTCTCTTTTTGCTGCTCATGTTCTTGAACTGA
- the hyal2a gene encoding hyaluronidase-2 isoform X2, translating to MANWFLSEWKLWLLVPLVLDSFTDAQTLKPTRWPLYQGKALLLAWNAPTEDCRTRHNVHFQLDQFQIVASPNEGFTKQNLTIFYKDRLGLYPYFNSDNSPVNGGLPQIASLTQHLKKMSQDIGKYIQNPAAKGLSVIDWEEWRPLWIRNWNTKNIYKNQSLLLVSKKNPTWDQGHVKKVSQQEFEISGRNFMLKSLQLAKNLRPNQLWGFYLFPDCYNHDYLKSLESYTGRCPDPEIARNDQLRWLWTESTALFPSVYIGSVLRSTAFVRQFVRNRVKEGMRVASLGSELAHPVFVYVRPTYINELELLTEIDLVSTIGESVALGAAGIIFWGDASYASSSAICTSLAEYVRGPLGRYLLNVSSAAEQCSYSVCGSRGRCMRRQADSDSYLHLDPQNHRIVAQGKRLVVEGHMGPEELISMKEDFICQCFSGYQGYNCELRDPQYDRGQGHKLHVSWSCCLLFLLLMFLN from the exons ATGGCTAACTGGTTTCTGTCTGAATGGAAGCTCTGGTTACTAGTTCCACTTGTGTTGGACTCTTTTACGGATGCCCAAACCCTGAAACCCACAAGATGGCCTCTGTATCAGGGTAAGGCTTTGCTGCTAGCCTGGAATGCCCCCACTGAGGACTGTCGGACACGCCATAATGTCCATTTTCAGCTGGACCAGTTCCAGATTGTGGCTTCACCCAATGAGGGCTTCACCAAACAGAACCTCACCATTTTCTACAAGGATCGTCTCGGCTTGTACCCATATTTTAATTCTGACAACAGTCCAGTGAATGGTGGCCTTCCACAAATTGCCAGCCTGACACAGCACCTTAAGAAGATGTCTCAAGACATTGGGAAATATATTCAGAACCCAGCAGCAAAAGGTCTTTCCGTCATCGACTGGGAAGAGTGGCGCCCCCTTTGGATTCGGAACTGGAATACGAAGAACATCTACAAAAACCAGTCACTGCTCTTGGTGTCTAAAAAGAACCCAACATGGGACCAGGGCCATGTGAAGAAAGTGTCCCAGCAGGAGTTTGAGATTTCAGGCCGCAATTTTATGCTCAAGTCCCTGCAGCTTGCCAAAAATCTGCGTCCAAACCAGCTTTGGGGATTCTACCTGTTCCCTGACTGCTATAACCATGATTACCTCAAAAGCCTCGAGAGCTACACAGGCCGCTGTCCGGACCCAGAGATAGCAAGGAATGACCAACTGAGGTGGCTGTGGACGGAGAGCACAGCCCTTTTTCCATCTGTCTACATAGGTTCAGTGCTGCGTTCAACTGCTTTTGTTCGTCAGTTTGTTCGGAACAGAGTAAAAGAGGGCATGAGAGTGGCATCTCTGGGCTCTGAACTGGCACAtccagtgtttgtgtatgtccgTCCCACATACATTAATGAGCTGGAGCTACTTACTGAG ATTGACCTGGTATCCACTATTGGAGAAAGTGTTGCACTAGGTGCTGCTGGCATTATATTTTGGGGAGATGCCAGTTATGCAAGCAGCAGT GCCATCTGTACCAGTCTGGCTGAGTATGTCAGGGGTCCACTTGGCAGATACCTCCTCAATGTTTCTAGTGCAGCTGAACAGTGTAGTTACTCAGTGTGTGGCTCCCGAGGCCGCTGTATGCGCAGACAAGCAGACTCAGATTCGTACTTGCACCTGGACCCTCAGAACCACCGAATTGTGGCACAGGGAAAACGCCTGGTTGTCGAAGGGCACATGGGGCCCGAGGAGCTAATTAGCATGAAGGAGGATTTTATCTGCCAGTGTTTTAGCGGCTATCAAGGTTATAACTGTGAGCTGCGGGATCCCCAATATGACAGAGGACAGGGGCACAAACTGCATGTATCGTGGAGCTGTTGTCTTCTCTTTTTGCTGCTCATGTTCTTGAACTGA